A region from the Brassica napus cultivar Da-Ae chromosome C8, Da-Ae, whole genome shotgun sequence genome encodes:
- the LOC106399906 gene encoding equilibrative nucleotide transporter 8 gives MVGEKVIVDEVDTRDAYRAAYVIHFLLGAGSLIPWNALITAVDYFGYLYPDKHVEKTFTVAYMSCSVLVLVLMMTWNTRLSHRLRLNLGFSMFIISMMVSPIIDWVWKGEKNENISYMLMVGSVVLCGLADGLVGGSLIGSAGKLPRQYMQAIFAGTASSGIIVSVLRITTKASLPQTPQGMRTSAHCYFIVSSTILLCCLLCCNVLYKLPVMQHHLSLHQPLYSNLTVWMVGRKIKWPASGVLIIYTVTLSIFPGFLAENLKSQLLQSWYPILLITVYNISDFVGKSLTALYLWQNIKSATWACILRLLFYPLFSACLRGPHWLRTEVPVVVLTFMLGLTNGYLTSVLMIMAPKTVHASEAELAAVFMIVFLGIGLVCGSVLGWVWLI, from the exons atggtgGGTGAGAAAGTGATTGTTGATGAAGTCGACACAAGAGACGCGTATAGAGCGGCGTACGTGATCCATTTCTTGTTGGGTGCTGGTAGTTTAATACCATGGAACGCTTTGATCACTGCCGTTGATTACTTTGGCTACTTGTATCCCGACAAGCATGTGGAGAAGACGTTCACCGTGGCTTACATGAGTTGCTCGGTCCTTGTTCTGGTTTTGATGATGACTTGGAACACAAGGTTGAGCCATAGACTGAGGTTGAACTTGGGTTTTTCCATGTTCATCATCTCCATGATGGTTTCGCCAATCATAGATTGGGTTTGGAAAGGTGAAAAGAATGAGAATATCTCTTATATGTTGATGGTTGGATCAGTCGTGCTCTGTGGTTTAGCTGATGGACTGGTCGGAGGAAGTTTGATCGGTTCAGCCGGAAAGCTTCCTAGACAGTACATGCAAGCAATTTTTGCCGGGACTGCCTCTTCAG GTATTATAGTTTCGGTCCTTAGGATTACGACTAAAGCTTCGCTGCCACAGACACCACAGGGGATGCGAACCAGTGCTCATTGCTACTTCATAGTGAGCTCCACCATCCTACTATGCTGCCTCCTTTGCTGTAACGTGCTATACAAGTTACCAGTGATGCAACACCACCTTAGTCTTCATCAACCTTTGTATTCAAATCTAACAGTATGGATGGTTGGGAGGAAGATCAAGTGGCCAGCCTCGGGTGTTCTGATAATCTATACTGTTACCTTATCGATATTTCCAGGATTTCTAGCAGAGAATCTGAAGTCCCAACTTCTCCAGAGTTGGTATCCTATTTTGCTCATCACAGTCTACAACATCTCTGATTTCGTTGGCAAGTCACTCACCGCCCTCTATCTATGGCAGAATATTAAATCTGCTACTTGGGCTTGTATCCTTAGGCTTCTCTTTTACCCTCTCTTCTCTGCGTGTCTACGTGGACCGCATTGGCTTAGAACAGAAGTGCCAGTGGTTGTTCTCACGTTCATGCTAGGCCTCACCAACGGCTATCTCACTAGTGTCCTCATGATCATGGCTCCCAAAACGGTCCACGCATCAGAAGCAGAACTTGCGGCAGTCTTCATGATtgtttttctaggaataggtctTGTTTGTGGCTCAGTTCTTGGCTGGGTCTGGCTCATCTGA
- the LOC106398651 gene encoding phospholipase A1 PLIP2, chloroplastic-like, which produces MDSLCLNPGVIPAIKAVGSGCGGVVEVRANASQKRRPSGSSFKHPLTPFWSRGGGIASRRRSGLGLDDAVLVDSGDSRKPIAEEEPSAVEMETERRNGSWILKILDVHSMWRDEEIEEEEEEELNDAVLPEDDGVCSVLEDGDEENKFQMHRESFSKLLKRVSLSESKLYAQMSYLGNLAYSISKIKPANLSKYYGLRFVTSSAEKTELALKAQVSAETKPKEEDEEVEDEENKGASAAYEVVASAASYLQSRTTNILPFPSSSKNDDEEESSSSSSSLTSSVTCVVAAEEDVKQAVADDLKFTISSPCDWFICDDDQTLTRFFVIQGSESLASWQANLLFEPIEFEELDDGAIVHRGIYEAAKGMYEQMLPEVKAHIKAHGNRAKFRFTGHSLGGSLSLLLNLMLLVRGEVPASSLLPVITFGAPFVLCGGDSLLKMLGLPKSHVQAIIMHRDIVPRAFSCNYPYHVAELLKAVNGHFRSHPCLNKQSMLYSPMGELLILQPDESFSPGHDLLPIGNGLYLLTGGGFESLDDEEEQRLRAAQTVFLNTPHPLDILSDRSAYGSSGTIQRDHDMNSYLKAVRSVIRKEVSQIRRLKREHRRSLWWPILVARESGRSSGTAIGNNGQDFSGMMKTGRKSLQRFSRLVASQHMPLIVVLLFPVKLLFLEAFNVLSFR; this is translated from the exons ATGGATAGTTTGTGTCTGAATCCCGGCGTAATTCCAGCGATCAAAGCGGTTGGAAGCGGTTGTGGAGGAGTTGTAGAAGTGAGAGCAAACGCATCGCAGAAAAGGAGACCTTCTGGGTCCTCTTTCAAACACCCATTGACGCCCTTTTGGTCCCGCGGTGGTGGAATCGCGTCGAGAAGACGAAGCGGCTTGGGTCTGGATGACGCTGTTCTGGTGGATTCTGGCGATTCAAGAAAGCCAATCGCGGAGGAGGAGCCGTCGGCGGTGGAAATGGAGACGGAGAGGCGAAATGGGAGCTGGATTTTGAAGATCTTGGATGTGCATTCTATGTGGAGAGATGAagagatagaagaagaagaggaggaggagctaAACGACGCTGTATTGCCTGAAGACGACGGTGTATGTTCGGTTTTGGAAGATGGTGACGAAGAAAACAAATTTCAGATGCACAGAGAGTCATTCTCTAAATTGCTCAAGAGGGTCTCCTTGTCCGAATCAAAACTCTATGCCCAAATGTCTTATTTGGGAAATTTGGCTTATTCCATTTCAAAGATCAAG CCTGCCAATCTCTCCAAGTATTACGGCCTTAGATTCGTAACTTCGTCAGCTGAGAAAACAGAATTAGCTTTAAAGGCTCAAGTTTCAGCTGAGACCAAGCCGAAGgaggaggatgaagaagttgaaGACGAGGAGAACAAAGGTGCGTCTGCTGCATATGAGGTTGTTGCATCAGCTGCTTCTTACCTTCAGTCTCGTACCACCAACATTCTTCCTTTCCCTTCTTCCTCCAAAAACGATGATGAGGAGGAATCgtcgtcatcttcttcttctttaaccaGCTCTGTTACTTGTGTTGTTGCTGCTGAGGAAGATGTCAAACAAGCTGTTGCTGACGATTTGAAATTTACCATCTCCTCTCCTTGTGATTGGTTTATTTGCGATGATGATCAAACTCTCACCAGATTCTTTGTCATTCAG GGATCGGAATCTCTAGCTTCTTGGCAAGCAAACCTTCTCTTTGAGCCAATTGAATTTGAGGAACTCGATGATGGTGCCATTGTTCACAGAGGTATATACGAAGCTGCCAAAGGAATGTATGAACAAATGCTACCTGAAGTCAAAGCCCACATCAAAGCCCATGGAAACAGAGCTAAGTTCCGTTTCACCGGACATTCTCTAGGCGGAAGCTTATCCTTATTACTAAACCTCATGTTACTGGTTCGAGGTGAAGTACCTGCTTCTTCTTTACTCCCTGTCATAACATTTGGTGCGCCCTTTGTACTATGTGGAGGCGACAGTCTTCTTAAAATGCTAGGATTGCCTAAAAGCCATGTCCAAGCCATCATAATGCACCGTGACATTGTCCCGAGAGCGTTTTCTTGTAACTACCCTTACCATGTAGCAGAGCTTCTCAAAGCTGTTAACGGACACTTCCGTAGCCATCCTTGTCTTAACAAGCAGAGTATGTTGTATTCTCCCATGGGGGAGCTTCTAATCCTCCAACCGGATGAGTCATTCTCTCCAGGACACGATCTACTTCCTATAGGAAATGGTTTATATCTTCTAACCGGTGGTGGTTTTGAATCGCTGGATGATGAGGAGGAACAACGGTTGAGAGCTGCGCAAACGGTTTTCTTGAACACGCCGCATCCTCTGGATATCCTTAGCGACAGATCAGCTTACGGGTCGAGCGGGACCATACAAAGGGACCATGACATGAACTCATATCTGAAAGCGGTTAGGAGTGTGATAAGAAAAGAAGTGAGTCAGATAAGGAGGTTGAAGAGGGAGCATCGTCGGAGTCTCTGGTGGCCTATTCTGGTTGCTAGAGAAAGCGGGAGGAGCTCGGGGACTGCCATCGGTAACAACGGTCAGGATTTCTCAGGGATGATGAAGACAGGAAGAAAGTCTTTGCAGAGGTTTAGCCGCCTTGTGGCCTCTCAACATATGCCTTTGATCGTTGTTCTCTTGTTTCCGGTTAAGTTGTTGTTCCTTGAAGCTTTCAACGTCCTTAGTTTCCGTTGA